The genomic segment TGTGTCTGTGTTGGTTCTTGTGTCATGTTTccctttgtgttttattttattatgttttccatgtttccccagcgtgtcatgtctgtgctctccctcGCTCCCtcgtcttcctctcctccactcccacatcatgtttcctgtttgatGATGAAGGtcccatgttttcatgtttattctgtTCAGCCCAGCCTCCCTTGTCTCATTATGGTTATtcatgtcagctgtgttcctctTGTGTTCTCACTTCCTtgttatccctctgtgtattcAGGTCAGCATCTCCCTCAGTCCTCTGTTGCGtcctccctcatgctgtgtgttccTTTGTGTGCCTCTCTGTGaagtttagtttatattttcccagtctagtttagttttgtatcaTTGCCTTGagtcagcaaataaagctgcattttgaGTTCATTCCCATGTGTTGTGAGTCATTTTTGGTCCAATCTcttgcctgccacacagcgatcCACGACAAGTCCAACACACAGAATTTAAAGTACGAGTGTTTAATGTTATCTGATTATCTGCTTATCCACTGTCTACATGTGAAATATGCAAGTGAACGTGGATGACGTACgactaaaaataaatactcaaaCTTTATCTGTAATCAATTCAtatactacttttttttttttttttttttttttttttttttttttttttttttttttttttttttttttttgttggatttTCCCCGGAGCACCAAACTAAGTTTGTTGGAAAGATCCGACTGTGCTGAATCCAACAATGGCTTAGCCACCTTTGATTAATCTTAACCCATTAAAACATGCTCAGCTTATAGTTTGACGCACTGACATGAGCCATAGTCTTTGCCAATTTCTTTCTATAACATTAAGGTGAGAATttggaaaataaaattataattgACAAAGAATCCGATGAGTTAAAGTCATGCTTTTGTTGCATAGTGTTCACTGACTACACTTTGACTTCAGAGTGAACTCAAATGACACTTGAAACACAAGGCCACCATCTCACTGTCCCTTCCAGGCATGTTTAGGGAACGATAGCTCTTCAGACCCTTGTACCATTATTAATGTCACCAGCTCAGATCATTTAAAAGAGACAATGATAGTATGGGGGTCTCTGCCTTGCTTGGCACATACTTGATAATTCTCAGCAAGAGTAGGGATGGAGGGAGGGCTGTGCTAAATTTTCCAGCAAAGATGGGGTTTGCATGCAAATTGTTCATTGTAGAAAAAGTTCAAATCTTACATTGgaatttctctttctctctctctgtcacagcACAACACAGGACTAAAGAGAGAAGGATTCACACAAAGCACCACTGCCTTGAAAACCGCTTACAGCTATGATACCCCACTGCAAAGCGAACTACAGCACCATGACTTTCCTGGTGATCCTACAGGGGGCAGCattgctgctgctctgtggcTGGTATGTCCAATTTAGCCCCTGCAACCCACCCCCCTCCAATGACAAAGTCCACGTTCTGGTGCTGTCATCGTGGAGATCAGGCTCATCCTTCCTGGGCCAGGTGTTCAATCAGCACCCGTCTGTCTTCTACCTTATGGAGCCCAGTTGGCATGTGTGGACCCAGCTGAGGCAAAATGGTGCACGGGCACTTCGAATGGCAGTGAGGGATCTCTTACGGAGCCTGTTCCAGTGTGACTTCTCAGTGATGGAGTCCTACCTTCCCGAGAACCAGAAAACATTGTTTATGTGGAGTCATAGTCGAGCTCTGTGCTCAGCTCCGGTTTGTCCTCTCACGCCACGTGATCAGCTCAGCAACCAGACACAGTGCATACAGAAATGTAAGCCTCAGAACCTGCAAATTGTAGAGGAGGTGTGTGGCTTTTACTCTCATGTGGTGTATAAAGAAGTGCGCATCTTTGAACTGGAATCACTTTACCCACTTTTGCAGGACCCAAACTTAGATCTCCGCATCATCCACCTGGTTCGAGACCCACGGGGAGTGATGCGGTCTAAAGAAGTGATAGCCGGTAACTTCGTGAATGATAACACTATCGTCTTGGAACAGAAACacatcaataaaacagaaatacagtATCAGGTCATGCAGGAGATCTGTCGCAGTCACTTGCGCATCAATGAGAGGGCGGTCCTGAACCCCCCTCCATTTTTAAAAGGCCGCTACAAATTGGTTCGCTACGAGGATGTGACGCGCAACCCACTCGAGGAGATCAATGCCTTGTATCAGTTTGTAGGTCTGGAGATGACCACCCAGGTGGCCACATGGATCTATAAGGTGACCCACGGAAAAGGGAAAGGCTCCATTCAAGAAGCTTTCGACATCACATCACGGAGCGCCACTGATGTTTCCCAGGCTTGGCGCACCATGCTGCCACACAGCAGGGTCAAACGAGTACAGgaagtgtgtgaagaggccATGTCGTATCTCGGGTACAGGACGGTAAACAGTGAAACAGAGCAGAAGAGTCTTGACATTGATCTACTGGTACCACAAAAACAGCTCAACTGGTCACTTGATAAAACACAACCCCCGGGTGACAGTTACAACAGGAATGACAAAGACTTTATCACAGATGGACAACACAAAGGACCAGATTACTAGATTAAAAAGGATGTGTGCCTGAGATGACATTATTAACCCTTTTATTATCAACCCATTCATCATATTTCATACATGaatttttgtgagtttttgagacttctacatcatcagtgtgattttcTTCCCCACACTGCAAAACCAAATGAAATTGCACAATACACTTTTAAGGAATcaactgcaaaaaaaataaatacaaaatttaaaatgaggCTTGATGTAAAACCAACAGAcccttcatttaaaaaaacgaaTTTTATGGAAATAATTTCATGGTTGAAGCTTTAAAGGATTAAGGATATCTCTTCTCTATCACTCTACCTTTCTTCCATTTTCTACCACTCCTGGTCTACCAAGTCACAGAAGCCCAAACCTACTTCTCAAGAACTTCCACATTGTATCGTAGCTATGACTAAAttccaagggcgtagatttggcatggacggaagggacatgtccccaccaatatccagtgattattgaattgtccccaccaataatttgatctcttcgagtaaagaaaaacaaaaccgatagaaagaaaaaaaacgatctgtcaacatctcattcacccagcggtgcagaaagagttaaattacgttctctactggagtcctacctcatgtgacaaatatggccaatgtgattggctgtgcctttcagggagctctgtttagttttagcagcggcgagcctgcgctgcgaggacctgcaaggaggagaggaggatggcagcaaaaaggaagaacctggatataagaaagtatttttcaaagaaacctgtaagtcacttaaagccaagttcactcataaaatgtgtccgtcacaataacgttacaggctatgctaggctttggtctaaaattgtatgtaaccatgaacaacgtgttttggaaactaactgcacaacatgcAGCACTATTACTTATCTCAGTCTCCCAGAGTAGCATTTCTGATTTTGATTGAAAGTGTCAGAGAAAACggagcctcgagcaagccaggatattagtttacagaggctgttaaaattatatgtctaacgttaaaatgttggtgacacaataatttcatcctagtggtactgacatattcatagggttaatatttgagacaaaatatcatgagctagtcatgattttgcaaatattccaccttgtagtgcagtttgcacaaattgttttaaaaatgcactcaccctacaaacattactgatgagtcaagatctgcacaaatcgacagaaacactgaagcaccgacccattttattgttattgtcatgtatgtcctatttgtcaggtgacagaagaagcaacacaaagctcagagagtaatggtgacacaagatcacaggtgaaattggatgatgacttgttggttcatgactgtatttgaagtacatgtgtgactgcatgtatttggaatgtctcactgttattcatcaggtgacagaggcagctctgccatgttgtatttggacagaggtgaagaggcgaggtcacaggtgactgactgatgatttggtgctatagattaactagtatttattatcatgacaattgttaggctgctgatgtaaattaattcattagtgtatatttgacaaagaatctgaattgacatgtctcactttttatatggcacgaatcaatgtgttattttatcaggtggcaacatgtcctagtgcagtcagaggggaagagccagggccgaaggtgaggcacatcaagcacataataataattttgtggtcatcttagatgagtagttttatggacaaaaaccaccaggtcattcagtgttcccttagtgctaatgtataagacatgttggtgtactataactgaagtaatgtcgttaagtccttaaagtcatattcttttattgtcatgactgtatttgaagctgtttttatttttgtatgatacctgagtTATATGGAATAttgctgaagtaaactaaagtctaaaaaaaaaagaaacagggcagggttcggtggttgaatcatccgtccccaccaatgccaaaaccaaatctacgcccagAGCAGGattctgttgtttgtttaaacAGGATAAATGTGCTTTATATGGAGAAAAAATTGTCAAAGGTTTTCGTTAAAGATGGGTTTTAGCTACAATTTTGTGTTCTAATTAAAACAATATCTTCAGTTGTACATTTTGGGAAACTTGCTAGAGCTTTGTGTAGAAGTGTTTTACATATTTCTTGGAGTACAATACACAACAAAATATTTGATATGACATGATTTCTACCCTGATTGTCATGGTCTTGggtctgtggactcagtggttttggttttgatttTTATTATCTTATTTCTCAGGGTAATTCTCAAGATTTGCTTGTTCTTAgggtttggtttctgttttgtattttgagcCCAGGTCCCACATTTCTgtgttccctcctgttgccaTGTCTGATGTCTTATTGTTAAGCTTGTGTCTGTGCGTGCCTGTtatatttactgttttactgATAGTCCCTGTTCTGTGTGTAGTGTGTCTGATTTTTCTCCCCCTTGTCTCATCAGCTCTAAttcctcccagctgtgtttccttagtgtctcccattccctgattgctccagcgtgtatttaagccctgtgttttcttcttcttgttactGGGCTGTCTGTCATATCTCTGCATGTCATCCTGTGTTTTCTTGCGTATACCTGCATGTCATTCTTTGAGACATGGTTTCAGATTCATTTCTTagattttcccagtttaggttttttgtgtgtgtgtctgtccttCCCATCTCTACTTCCATCTGTATTCACACCATTTGAAAATAAACCTCACTCGCATCAAAGCCAGTGCCTGCAGTCTCTCTTATAACTCCACGCGCCTGCTGCTGGAGCCGTGACATTGATTTAAGGTTTATTTGATCAATGGTAACTTTAAATGAGCTATGCTACGCAATAAAACCCTGGCTTTGGTCTATTTTGCATGAGGAGATGAAGATTACAACAAGAAACCAGTCCTCTCCAGTTCAGAGGGTGGATGGGTGGATCAGGAAGGTCAGAGCAGGGCAAAGAGCAActagtgagaaaaaaaatgttgttttaaaggTTAACGGTTAACTGATCACACATAGGAAAATACCAACATTAATCATGTGACTATAGAGCCCTATACAAGATGCATGTTCTCAGCAGGAACAAGAATAAAAATAGTACAGTCTCCAATAAATGAACAACCCAGTCAAAGTAAAAGTGccacaaatgcaaatatttaacCTATACAACAGTAAATAATCCTGTTCTACAACTGACAAGTGAACCCGCCTCTCACCTGTCACTGACAGGTGACAGGTGAACACCCATGGGTTTTGCACAAATGGGTAGCTCATAGGTCTAACAGGTATGTGGGTGAAAAGTAAACACTCTTGTCAAAGAAAGAAGTTAGTATATAGTCTCACAGAGAATGTTAGGAGTGATTCCCTCAAGCGTTTTTCTTAACAGCAGGGTTTAATAAGTCTGGGGGAGAAGCAGCTGTGCTGCCTCAGTAGCGTAGTACAGTGGAGTGGGTGTGATGGGTTGTCCTTGATGGAGCGCAGTTCACTCAAACATCTCCAGATTCTGGCCAGTGATGGTTCTGTTTGCTgatcctgctggcactctgccACTGATGCTAACATAATGATGAGCCTCTTTCCCTTCAGCTGACATATCTTTGAATCTCAGTCATTCATGCATTTCAGTGAAATGCTGCCAAACCCTTGGGATCAACTCCAAATGTTTTATCAGCTTAACCTGTCACAACACAATGAAGAAACAAGCCTCATCCGGTCAAATATTTATCAAATTACTTTTATGCTTTCGAAAATGAGACTATCAAATATAGccgtaattcaattcaattcaattttatttatatagcgccaaatcacaacaaaagtctcctcaaggcgctttatattatacagtagatagcacaataataaatacagagaaaaacccaacaatcatatgaccccctatgagcaagcactttggcgacagtgggaaggaaaaactcccttttaacaggaagaaacctccagcagaaccaggctcagggaggggcggggccatctgctgcgaccggttggggtgaaagaaggaaaacgggatgaaagacatgctgtggaagagagacagagattaataacagatatgattcgatgcagagaggtctgttaacacatagtgttAATAGACCTCCTAACCACGTAATGCAATACTTTTTAAATAACCTTCAATTAAAGCTGCACTTCAGTCATTTTGTAGTCCAGGGATAtcaaacttaaatgagctgtgggtCATTAAGTTTGGGTgttcaagtagtacaaaaa from the Oreochromis niloticus isolate F11D_XX linkage group LG7, O_niloticus_UMD_NMBU, whole genome shotgun sequence genome contains:
- the LOC100706621 gene encoding carbohydrate sulfotransferase 6, with amino-acid sequence MIPHCKANYSTMTFLVILQGAALLLLCGWYVQFSPCNPPPSNDKVHVLVLSSWRSGSSFLGQVFNQHPSVFYLMEPSWHVWTQLRQNGARALRMAVRDLLRSLFQCDFSVMESYLPENQKTLFMWSHSRALCSAPVCPLTPRDQLSNQTQCIQKCKPQNLQIVEEVCGFYSHVVYKEVRIFELESLYPLLQDPNLDLRIIHLVRDPRGVMRSKEVIAGNFVNDNTIVLEQKHINKTEIQYQVMQEICRSHLRINERAVLNPPPFLKGRYKLVRYEDVTRNPLEEINALYQFVGLEMTTQVATWIYKVTHGKGKGSIQEAFDITSRSATDVSQAWRTMLPHSRVKRVQEVCEEAMSYLGYRTVNSETEQKSLDIDLLVPQKQLNWSLDKTQPPGDSYNRNDKDFITDGQHKGPDY